From the genome of Bradyrhizobium sp. ORS 278:
ATCCCGATCATCACCTTCATCAACAAGATGGACCGCGAGAGCCGCGACACGTTTGATCTGCTCGACGAGATCGAGAAGACGCTGGCGCTCGACACCACGCCGATGACCTGGCCGGTCGGCCGCGGCCGCGACTTCATCGGCACCTATGACGTCCGCGATGGCGGCGTGCGCCTGCTCGAAGGTGGCGGCGCCAAAACCGGCGCGGCACAGCAGATTGCAATCTCCGAGCTCGGCAAGCTCAACGCCAATCTCGACATGGGCCAGATCACCGACGAGCTCGAGCTCGTCAAGGAGGCCTGCAAGCCGTTCGAGCTCGACGCCTTTCGCGAGGGTCATCTGACGCCGGTCTATTTCGGCAGCGCGCTGCGCAATTTCGGCGTCGGCGATCTGCTCGAAGGCCTCGGCCGCTACGCGCCGTCGCCGCGCGCCCAGGATTCAAACCTGCGCAAGGTCGACGCCGCCGAGCCGCGCATGAGCGCTTTCGTGTTCAAGATCCAGGCGAACATGGACCCGAACCACCGCGACCGCATCGCCTTCGCGCGGCTGTGCTCGGGCAAGCTCAACCGTGGCATGAAGGCGAAGCTGGTGCGCACCGGCAAGACCATGCCGCTGTCGAGCCCGCAATTCTTCTTCGCGCAGGACCGCTCGGTCGCGGACGAGGCTTTCGCCGGCGATGTCGTCGGCATTCCCAACCACGGTTCGCTTCGCATCGGCGACACGCTGACCGAGGGCGAGGATCTGACCTTCGTCGGCGTTCCCAGCTTTGCCCCGGAAATCGTCCGCCGCGTTCGGCTCACGGACGCGATGAAGGCGAAGAAGCTCAAGGAGGCCTTGCAGCAGATGTCAGAGGAGGGCGTCGTACAAGTGTTCCGCCCGCGCGACGGTGCGCCGGCGCTGGTCGGCGTCGTCGGCCCGCTGCAGCTCGACGTGCTGAAGGCGCGGCTCGATGCCGAGTACTCGTTGCCGGTCGAGTTCGAGATCTCCGAATTCTCGCTGGCGCGCTGGATCTCCTGCGACGACAAGAAAAAGCTGGAGGCGTTCATCGCCTCCAACAATTCCGGTGTCGCCGACGACGTCGACGGCGATCCGGTGTTTCTGGCCAAGAACGAGTTCTATCTCGGCTACACCAAGGAACGCGCCGAGGGCATCGTGTTCTCCAACGTCAAGGACGTGAAGAAGAAGGCGTGATGAAGGATTATCGCGTTAGTCCAGCGATCCGTCCCCACGCTCTCTCGTCATTCCGGGGCGCGACGAAGTCGCGAGCCCGGAATCCATTTCGCCGCTCGTGATGCCGCCCGATGGATTCCGGGCTCGCCCTGCGGGCGCCCCGGAATGACGTGGGCAGAGACGTGAGCCTCACAGCTCGATGATACCTCGCCGCGCCGCATGCGCCACCGCATCCGTGCGGCCGGTGGCATCGAGCTTGTCGAGCAGCGAGCCGACGTGGAATTTGGCGGTGTGCACGGAGATGCCGAGGCTGCGCGCAATCTCCTTGTTGGAGCAGCCCTCGGCCATCAGCGCCAGCACGTCGCGCTCGCGCGCGGTGAGCTGAAAGGCGTCGCTGTCGCGACCGTGGGTCTCGCCATTCTCGGTGGCATCGCTGCCGCCCGGACGAATGACCGCAACGTCGGCGCTCTCGCCGGGTGCGACCAGCCGCAGACCGGCGACGCCGCCGAGCAGCGCCGCCAGCCGATCCGCCAGCTCGGCATCGTCGACCGCGATGGCGAGCGTGATCGCTGCGCTGTCGTCCGCGCTCACGCGGGCCTCTCGCCAATGGTCAACGCGAGCCGCAGCGGCTCGCCTGCGCGCAATGCGGCGATGTCGACGATCGCGCCGACGCTGTCCGGCCCGAGCTCGCGCATCAGGGCGCGCATGCCCCTGAACGGCTCGTTGTTGAGCGCGGTGATGACGTCACCCTGGCGCAAACCCGCCGCGGCGGCGGGACCAGCCTTGTCGATGCTCATCACCATCGCGCCCATCCCGTCATCGAGCCGTACCGGCTGCAGGCCGGCGCCGAGATAGCCGCGCGCGATGCGTCCATGAGTTTCGAGCTTGCCGGCGACGCGCGCCACGGTCGCGGAGGGGATCACGAGTGTCCGGCGCGGGCCACGCACGGCCATGCCGATCGCGTGTCCCTCGGCATCGAGCACGAGGCCGCCCTCCGAGCTGTGACGCAGCCTGATGTCGAGCTCGATCCGCGCGTTGATCTCGCCACCGCGCAGGCTGCGCCAGGCGCCGGCGGATTTCGACACCATCGTCAGCGATGCGACCGGCGTGCCATGATCGGCGGCAACGGTCACCGCCAGTGCACCGATCAGCGGTACCTTGGCGGCAATCGGAGCAGCCTTTCCGTCTTTGCCATCGAAGCGGAGCAGGGCGATGTCCGTCGTGTGATCGCGCCCCGCGATGGCGGCAGGCCGCGTCGTGCCATCAGCGAACACGAGCGACACCTCTCCCTCGTCGGCGAGCGCCTCATCGGCGGTGATGACCAAGCCGGGCTTCCAGACGAAGCCGGAGGCGCGCGAGCGGTGCGAGTGGACGGAGACGAGCGAGGGCGCGGCCGCGGCGACGCTCGCGGCGAGCGCTGAGGACAGCGCGGAGAGAGCAGAGAGATCGGACATCGAAGGCTCCATGGGTTGAGCCCAATGTGGAGCGTCGATGATCGTTTCGGAACTCCCCGGGTGGGCAGGCTCCATCTCTGTAGCCCGGATGAGCGCAGCGACGTCCGGGTTCACATCTGCAGTTCGTGAGACCCCGGATATCGCTGCGCTCATCCGGGCTACGGCAGTTCAAATCGTCGTCCGCGCCTTCGGAAGCGGAAACGCGAGGTCGCCATGCTTCGAGGTTTTCAGCCCGAGCCCGACCAGCGCCTCGGCGAAGCGGACGGCGGCGGCGACGCCGTCGATTACGGGAATGCCGAGCTCAGTCGAAAGATCATGCGCCAGATCGGCCATGCCGGCGCAGCCGAGCACAATGGCGCCGATGCCGTCCTCGCGCAGTGCCGCTCGGCATTCGCCGAGCAGGGTGCCGCGCACATTCGCCTCGGGCTTGTCGAGATCGAGCACGGCGACATCGACGGCGCGCACCTTCCGGCAGTGATGCTCCATGCCATAGTTGCGCACGAGATGCTCGGCAATCACCTTGGTGCGCGACAGCGTGGTGACGACGCTGAAATGGGTCGCGACGAAGCTCGCCGCGTGCATCGCCGCCTCGGCAATGCCGAGCACCGGCACGGCCGACATTTCGCGCGCTGCCAGCAGGCCGGGATCCCCGAAGCAGGCGATGACATGCGCGTGGCAGCCCTCGGCATCTCCGGCCTCGACCTCCTTGAGCATGCCGACCGCGGCGATCGCTTCATCGTAATGTCCCTCGATCGAGGCGGCGCCGAACCGCGCGGTGCGGCCGACGATGCGCGTCATGGGGCTCGCGCTGGCCTGGGCCGCCTTCGCGATCAGATCGGTCATCGACGCGGTCATGTTTGGGTTGATGACGTTGATCACGGTCTCGCTGCGGCTCATCGGTCCATCCATCTGCTATGATTCGCCGTGTTCTAGCCGAGTTCCCGTGGCAGGGTCGAGAGGGGGCGATGCGGCGGGAACCCGCGGATGTGACCAGCATTGGGCTTGCGGTCATTGCGTTCAACGACCAACTCGACTGTCATCTCCTCCCGAGTGTCACCATGCTCCGCGTCGTCGTCCTGATCCTGCTGATGCTGGCAGCCCCCGCCACCGCCGATGCACGCCGCCGCCAGATCAACCCGGTGCCGTTCGCGCACACCCCGTGCAGCGTCTTCGACGAGCAGCCGTGTACGCCGTCGTTCTGCAGCGTCTACGGGCCCTGGCCCTGCTTCCCCGAGATGAACTATCCCTACGGCGAGAACCTGCAGCTGACCATCGAGAGCCGGCCGGCCAAGGACCAGCAAGCCAAGTATCAGAAGCCCGATCACGATCTCGACACGATCGGCGATCTGTTCGCCGCGCTCCGATCGTGCTGGACGCCGCCGCCGGAGGATGACGCCCGCGCCGGCATGCAGATGACCGTGCGCTTCAGCTTCAAGCGGACCGGCGAGATGGTCGCGCCACCGCGCCTGACCTTCGCGACATCCGGCGTTTCGGCGGACACGCGTGCGACTTATCTGAAAGCGATCAGCACCTCCCTCGACGCCTGCCTGCCGTTGAAATTCACCTCGGGCCTGGGCGGCGCGCTGGCAGGCCGGCCGATCGCCATCCGCTACGTCGACAACCGTGATCTGAGCAAGACATCGCAGCAGCAGTAGCGGATCCAGCGTTGCAGGGGTTTCCGCCGTCGTGCCCGCCACCCCCGCCGTCATTCCTGGGCGGCGCGTCAGCGTCGAACCCGGAATGACGATGAGCCGCAAGGGATCACGGGTCACGTTGCGAGCTTGCCCCTGAAGATGATACCCAGTTCCCCTGATGTCGCGTGCACAAGAGGGGGACGCCGTGGGACTTGTGGTGATGGTGGTGGGGCTCGCGCTGTTTCTCGGCGCGCATGTGTTCACGACGCGGCGCGAAGCACGGGCACAGGTCATCGCGCGGCTGGGCGAGGGCACCTACAAGCTCGCCTACACCATCGTCGCGCTCGCGGGCCTTGCGCTGATCGTCTGGGGTTTTGCCGAGTACCGCAATGGCGGCGGCTGGATCCAGCTCTGGACGCCGCCGAAGGCGCTCAAGCACATCAATCTCGCCTTGATGCTCCCCGCCGTCATCATGATCGTCGCCGCCTACATCCGTGGCCGCATCTACACCACGCTGAAGCATCCGATGCTGTCCGGCGTGAAGCTGTGGGCATTCGGCCATCTGCTCGCCAACGGCGATCTCGGCGGGATCATCCTGTTCGGCTCGATCCTGGCCTGGGCGGTGTTCGACCGCATCTCGCTGAAGCGCCGCGCCGACGCCGGCGGCCCGCCGATCCCGGTCGGCGGCGTTGGCAACGACGTCATTGCCGTCGTCGTCGGTATCATCGTTTATCTCGCGCTGGCCTTCGCGTTCCATCCTGTCGTGCTCGGCATTCCCGTCATCGGCAATTAGAACTGGTCGGCCGGCCGATTCGGCCACACATTCCTGGCGTCGCTCTCCGGAGCGGCGCCGGCTGCGCGAGCGCTGCGCAATCAACGAGAACACATCAAGGGAGGCGATCCGATGGAGTGGTCGCAACATGCCGCCATCAGGCCGATGCGCCGCGAGCAGCGTTTCGGCGACCGCGTGGTGCCGCTCTTCGCGGAGCGCCCGGCCAGCATCTGGGCCATGGTCGAGGAGGCGGTTGCACGGAACGGTGACGGCGAGGCCTTGATCTGTGGTGCGCAGCGGCTCTCCTGGCGCGACGTCGCCGACCAGGCAGCGCGCATCGCCGGCGGACTTCGGGCGAAGGGGTTGCGCAAGGGCGATCGCCTGGCCATGCTGCTCGGTAACCGCATCGAATTCGTCCTGACGCTGTTCGCCGCCGCCAAGCTTGGCCTTATCGCGGTGCTGCTGTCGACGCGGCAGCAGACGCCCGAGATCGCCTACGTTCTGAGCGATTGCGGCGCGCGCCTGCTGTTGCATGAGGCCGCGCTGGCGGACCGGCTGCCGGCCGCAGCTGAGATGCCCGACCTCGCGGGCCGCCTCGCGGTCGACAATGATCCCGTTCGGTCGAATTTCGCCGAACTCGCCGATCACGAGCCCGATGCCACGGAAGCCACTGTGGCCGAGGAGGACATTGCAATGATCCTCTATACGTCGGGCACGACCGGCCGGCCGAAGGGGGCGATGCTTGCCCACTGCAATATCGTCCACTCCTCGATGATCTACGAGGCGTGCCTCGGCCTGACGCCCTCCGACCGGTCGATCGCGGCCGTGCCGCTCGGCCACGTCACCGGCGTGGTCGCCAACGTGACCAGCATGGTGCGCTGCGCCGGCACCTTGATTATCATGCCGGAGTTCAAGGCCGGCGACTATCTCAAGCTCGCCGCGCGCGAGCGCGTGACCTACACGGTGATGGTGCCGGCGATGTATAATCTCTGCCTGCTGCAGAGCGATTTCGACAGCCACGATCTGTCGTCGTGGCGCATCGGCGGCTTCGGCGGCGCGCCGATGCCGGTCGCGACGATCGAGAAGCTGGCGGCGAAGATCCCGGGCCTGCGCCTGGTCAACGCTTACGGCTCCACCGAGACCACCTCGCCCTCGACCCTGATGCCGCCCGCGCTGACGGCTCGCCACATCGACAGCGTCGGCTTGCCCTGTCCCGGCGCCAGTATCCTGGTGATGGATGCTCAGGGTCGGGAGTTGCCGCGCGGCGAGATCGGCGAGATCTGGATCGGCGGCGGCCAGGTCATCAAAGGCTATTGGAGCCGTCCGGAGGCGACAGCCGAGAGCTTCACGGCGGGCTACTGGCATTCGGGCGACCTCGGGTCCATCGATGCCGATGGCTTCGTCAGGGTATTCGACCGCCAAAAGGACATGATCAACCGCGGTGGGCTGAAGATCTACTCGGCCGAGGTCGAGTCTGTGCTTGCTGGCCATCCGGCCGTGATCGAGAGTGCGATCGTCGCGCGCCCGTGCCCGGTGCTGGGCGAGCGGGTCCATGCCGTCGTGGTGACCCGCGCGCCGGCCGAAGCGGAGGATCTGCGCCGCTGGTGTGCCGAGCGGCTGTCCGACTATAAGGTGCCGGAAACCCTGATCGTGACGCCGGACCCTTTGCCGCGCAATGCCAACGGCAAGGTGATGAAACGGCAGTTGCGCGAAGCCTTGACTGCGTGATAGCCGGCCTCCGACCCTCGGCAACGGGGAACGCGCGTAACGCCTTGATTCGGCTGCACGTGCCTTGCCACCGCCATACCGATGCGGTATCCGCGCCGGCGCGTGGGCAGTGGGCGGCTCGCGCGGCACTTCAAATCCATTCGCGCGCTCGCGGCGAACCCTATGGGATATCTTTAAGTGTCTGAATTTATTGATGAAGTTGATGAAGAGGTCCGCCGGGAACAGCTCAAGAAGCTGTGGGACCGCTATTCGATCTTTATCATCGCCGTCGCGGTTCTGATCATCGCCGGTGTCGGCGGCTGGCGCGGCTACCAGTATCTGGAGGCCCAGAAGGCTGCCGAGGCCGGCGCGGCCTTCAACAAGGCGCTCGAACTGTCCGAGCAGAACAAGCACGCCGAGGCCGAGAAGGCGTTTGCCGACGTCGCGGCGACCGCCCCCTCCGGATACCGTATGCTGGCCCGCTTCCATCAGGCGGCTGAAGCTGCTGTGCGCGACAAGGCCGCCGCAGTGAAGCTGTATGATGACCTCGCGGCCGACCGCGGCATCGGTGCCGAACAGCAATCCATGGCGCGCCTGCGGGCCGCGGGCCTGCTTGTCGACACCGCGCCTTACGCTGACCTCAAGCCGCGGTTGGAGGGTGAGACCGCCGCCGGGGCTCCATTCCGTCATGCCGCACGCGAGCTTCTGGCGCTGTCGGCGTGGAAAGCCAATGATGCGGCCGCCGCCCGCCAATGGCTCGACATGATCGCATTGGATGGTGAGACCCCGCCGGGCCTGCGCTCGCGCGCCGAGGCGTTGCAGGCGCTGTTGCCTGCGGTCGCCAAGAGCTGATCCAGAAGCCGAAGGTGAGCCGATCGCGGCCTTCGCGATGGCGAAACTGAGTTTGATCGGAAGATGACCATCATGCGCCGCCCGCAACGCCTCATCGCCCTGTCCGTCGTCGTCGCGCTCGCAGGCGCGCTCGGCGGCTGCGCCAGCGGCGGCAGCTTCGACCCGTCCGACCTGCTCGACTTCCTGGACACCAAGAAGAAGCTGCCCGGCGACCGCAAGCCCGTGTTCCCCGAGGGCGTCCCCGGCCTGGAGCAAGGTGTGCCGAAGGAGCTCTACAAGGGCGCCCAGCAGCAGCCGACGGAGGATCCGGCGGCACAGGCCGCCGCGCCGACCCCGCCCGTGGAGCCGCCCACCAAAGGCAAGAAGGGCGCCAAGGGCCGCCAGCAGGCGGCCGTGAGCAATCCGGCGCCGGCCGCCGACCCGCAGCCGCAGGACGGCGAGGCGGCCGCAGTCGAGGAGGGCGCGGCCGCCGTGCCGGCAGCCCCGAAGCCGAAGAAGATCGTCCGCCGCCGCACCACCGCTCCGCCGGCGGATGACGCCGCGCCCGCGCAGCAATCCAGCGGCCAATTTCCGGCCCCGATGCCGAGCGGCTCCTTCAGCCGTTAATCTCATCGGCGAATCGGCCGATCGCCCGTTCGGTTTTACGGTCGGATGCGCTAAAGCTGCGCGCCAACGCGCGCTCGGATCATCATGTCTTTTACCATCGCCATCATCGGCCGGCCCAATGTCGGCAAATCGACCCTGTTCAACCGTCTGGTGGGGCAGAAGCTGGCGCTCGTCGACGACATGCCTGGCGTGACCCGCGACCGCCGCGAGGGCGAGGCGAAGCTGCACGACCTGCATTTCACGATCATCGACACCGCCGGCCTTGACGAGGGCCCGAAGGGCTCGCTGACGGCGCGGATGCAGGAGCAGACGGAGACCGCGATCGCGCTCGCCGATGCCCTGTTCTTCGTCATCGATGCCCGCGTTGGCTTGACACCGGCCGACCGCGCCTTCGCCGATTTCGCCCGCCGCGCCGACAAGCCGGTGCTGCTGCTCGCCAACAAGAGCGAAGGCAAGCATGGCGAACTCGGCGCGATGGAGTCCTACGCGCTCGGTCTCGGCGATCCGATTCAGATCTCGGCCGAGCATGGCGAGGGCATGGGCGAGCTCTACGATGCACTCAGCAAGATCGTACCGCCCTCGGACGACGAGGATGACGAGCGCGAGGAGACCGACGAGGAGCGCGCCAGCCGGCCGATCCGCGTCGCCATCGTCGGTCGTCCCAATGCCGGCAAGTCGACCCTGATCAACCACCTGCTCGGCGAGGAGCGCCTGCTGACCAGCCCCGAGGCCGGCACCACCCGCGACTCGATCGCCGTCGAGGTCGAATGGAAGGGCCGCGGCTTCCGCATCTTCGATACCGCCGGCCTGCGGCGGCGGTCGCGGATCGAGGAGAAGCTGGAGAAACTCTCGGTGGCGGATGCGCTGCGGGCGGTGCGGTTTGCCGAGGTCGTGGTGCTGATGTTGGACGCGCAGAACCGCTTCGAGGAGCAGGATCTTCGCATCGCCGACCTGGTCGAGCGCGAGGGGCGGGCGCTGGTGCTGGCGGTCAACAAATGGGACCTGATGGAGGCCCAGCCCGGACAGATCTCGGCGCTGCGCCGGGATGCCGACCATTGGCTGCCGCAGATCACCGGCGCGCCGATCGTGGCAGTGTCCGGCCTGATGGGCGAGGGCATCGACCGGCTGATGCAGGCGATCGTCGAGGCCTACGCGGTCTGGAATCGGCGCGTGCCGACGGCGGCGCTGAACCGCTGGTTCGAGGGCGCGATCGCTAACAATCCGCCGCCTGCCGTGTCGGGCCGCCGCCTCAAGCTGAACTACATCACCCAGACCAAGGCGCGGCCGCCGAGCTTCGTGCTGTTCTGCTCGCGCGCCGACGCGATCCCGCAATCCTATCTGCGCTACCTCGTCAACTCGATGCGCGAGACCTTCGAGCTGCCGGGCACGCCGGTGCGCATCACCTTGCGCGAGAAGGCCAACCCATTCGCCCACAAGCGCAAGCGGCCGAACTGATCGGCTTGCTACAGGCCGCGCGTCTGGACTTTTGATCTGATCGCGACAAGCGTCCATTCCTCGCCTCAATCCGACGAAAACCCGAACGGTACCGACGATGTCCTGAAATCATCTGGCAGGATCTCCCGCCCGATCGGCGGCGCCGAGCGGGCGGCGCATTTCGGCCGGTGACAGACGCGGCAGGCGGTGCCGATCGGCGTCGGCGCGTCGGCATCCGGTCCGTGGCCGTCGCGGGTGTAGATCAATTGCCCGGCGTGCTCCGCCGCGCAGCCGACGGCAATGGCGCGCTCGA
Proteins encoded in this window:
- a CDS encoding peptide chain release factor 3, whose product is MSDIAVTTDQPSRSPLADEVARRRTFAIISHPDAGKTTLTEKLLLFGGAINLAGQVKAKGERRNTRSDWMKIERERGISVVTSVMTFEFEGLVFNLLDTPGHEDFSEDTYRTLTAVDSAVMVIDAAKGIEARTRKLFEVCRLRDIPIITFINKMDRESRDTFDLLDEIEKTLALDTTPMTWPVGRGRDFIGTYDVRDGGVRLLEGGGAKTGAAQQIAISELGKLNANLDMGQITDELELVKEACKPFELDAFREGHLTPVYFGSALRNFGVGDLLEGLGRYAPSPRAQDSNLRKVDAAEPRMSAFVFKIQANMDPNHRDRIAFARLCSGKLNRGMKAKLVRTGKTMPLSSPQFFFAQDRSVADEAFAGDVVGIPNHGSLRIGDTLTEGEDLTFVGVPSFAPEIVRRVRLTDAMKAKKLKEALQQMSEEGVVQVFRPRDGAPALVGVVGPLQLDVLKARLDAEYSLPVEFEISEFSLARWISCDDKKKLEAFIASNNSGVADDVDGDPVFLAKNEFYLGYTKERAEGIVFSNVKDVKKKA
- a CDS encoding response regulator transcription factor is translated as MSADDSAAITLAIAVDDAELADRLAALLGGVAGLRLVAPGESADVAVIRPGGSDATENGETHGRDSDAFQLTARERDVLALMAEGCSNKEIARSLGISVHTAKFHVGSLLDKLDATGRTDAVAHAARRGIIEL
- a CDS encoding S1C family serine protease, with protein sequence MSDLSALSALSSALAASVAAAAPSLVSVHSHRSRASGFVWKPGLVITADEALADEGEVSLVFADGTTRPAAIAGRDHTTDIALLRFDGKDGKAAPIAAKVPLIGALAVTVAADHGTPVASLTMVSKSAGAWRSLRGGEINARIELDIRLRHSSEGGLVLDAEGHAIGMAVRGPRRTLVIPSATVARVAGKLETHGRIARGYLGAGLQPVRLDDGMGAMVMSIDKAGPAAAAGLRQGDVITALNNEPFRGMRALMRELGPDSVGAIVDIAALRAGEPLRLALTIGERPA
- a CDS encoding aspartate/glutamate racemase family protein, whose translation is MSRSETVINVINPNMTASMTDLIAKAAQASASPMTRIVGRTARFGAASIEGHYDEAIAAVGMLKEVEAGDAEGCHAHVIACFGDPGLLAAREMSAVPVLGIAEAAMHAASFVATHFSVVTTLSRTKVIAEHLVRNYGMEHHCRKVRAVDVAVLDLDKPEANVRGTLLGECRAALREDGIGAIVLGCAGMADLAHDLSTELGIPVIDGVAAAVRFAEALVGLGLKTSKHGDLAFPLPKARTTI
- a CDS encoding NnrU family protein; translation: MGLVVMVVGLALFLGAHVFTTRREARAQVIARLGEGTYKLAYTIVALAGLALIVWGFAEYRNGGGWIQLWTPPKALKHINLALMLPAVIMIVAAYIRGRIYTTLKHPMLSGVKLWAFGHLLANGDLGGIILFGSILAWAVFDRISLKRRADAGGPPIPVGGVGNDVIAVVVGIIVYLALAFAFHPVVLGIPVIGN
- a CDS encoding class I adenylate-forming enzyme family protein, encoding MEWSQHAAIRPMRREQRFGDRVVPLFAERPASIWAMVEEAVARNGDGEALICGAQRLSWRDVADQAARIAGGLRAKGLRKGDRLAMLLGNRIEFVLTLFAAAKLGLIAVLLSTRQQTPEIAYVLSDCGARLLLHEAALADRLPAAAEMPDLAGRLAVDNDPVRSNFAELADHEPDATEATVAEEDIAMILYTSGTTGRPKGAMLAHCNIVHSSMIYEACLGLTPSDRSIAAVPLGHVTGVVANVTSMVRCAGTLIIMPEFKAGDYLKLAARERVTYTVMVPAMYNLCLLQSDFDSHDLSSWRIGGFGGAPMPVATIEKLAAKIPGLRLVNAYGSTETTSPSTLMPPALTARHIDSVGLPCPGASILVMDAQGRELPRGEIGEIWIGGGQVIKGYWSRPEATAESFTAGYWHSGDLGSIDADGFVRVFDRQKDMINRGGLKIYSAEVESVLAGHPAVIESAIVARPCPVLGERVHAVVVTRAPAEAEDLRRWCAERLSDYKVPETLIVTPDPLPRNANGKVMKRQLREALTA
- a CDS encoding tetratricopeptide repeat protein: MSEFIDEVDEEVRREQLKKLWDRYSIFIIAVAVLIIAGVGGWRGYQYLEAQKAAEAGAAFNKALELSEQNKHAEAEKAFADVAATAPSGYRMLARFHQAAEAAVRDKAAAVKLYDDLAADRGIGAEQQSMARLRAAGLLVDTAPYADLKPRLEGETAAGAPFRHAARELLALSAWKANDAAAARQWLDMIALDGETPPGLRSRAEALQALLPAVAKS
- the der gene encoding ribosome biogenesis GTPase Der, which translates into the protein MSFTIAIIGRPNVGKSTLFNRLVGQKLALVDDMPGVTRDRREGEAKLHDLHFTIIDTAGLDEGPKGSLTARMQEQTETAIALADALFFVIDARVGLTPADRAFADFARRADKPVLLLANKSEGKHGELGAMESYALGLGDPIQISAEHGEGMGELYDALSKIVPPSDDEDDEREETDEERASRPIRVAIVGRPNAGKSTLINHLLGEERLLTSPEAGTTRDSIAVEVEWKGRGFRIFDTAGLRRRSRIEEKLEKLSVADALRAVRFAEVVVLMLDAQNRFEEQDLRIADLVEREGRALVLAVNKWDLMEAQPGQISALRRDADHWLPQITGAPIVAVSGLMGEGIDRLMQAIVEAYAVWNRRVPTAALNRWFEGAIANNPPPAVSGRRLKLNYITQTKARPPSFVLFCSRADAIPQSYLRYLVNSMRETFELPGTPVRITLREKANPFAHKRKRPN